From the genome of Brassica oleracea var. oleracea cultivar TO1000 chromosome C4, BOL, whole genome shotgun sequence:
TGGAAACATATACAGGTAAGTGTTGAGAGACAGAATATGGGCAAAAGAAAATAATTGATTTTACTCATTTATGGGCTTATAATGCTTTTACTTGGCTCACTATGTTGAATCTTTATCATGGTGGGTTCTACTTATTGCAAGTTTGGAACTTTACTTCTGGGTTTTGTCTTAAAACTTGTTAGGCTGAAGATTTTGAAGTAAAGTAAAACAAAACAATGGATCTCAATTTTGGAAAATGCTGTGGTTCTAAAAAGGTTTGTAGATTTTCTCTTTTCAGATTTTGTTCAAAGTTTGGACCTATTGGAATCATCTCCTGATGTGTGTTTACAAATAATGCAGAAGGAGTCATGGAGGTCTGTTTTGCTTCTTGCTTATCAGAGTCTTGGTGTTGTCTACGGAGACTTGAGCATCTCTCCTCTCTACGTCTTCAAGAGCACTTTCGCTGAAGACATTCGTCATTCAGAGACAAACGAAGAGATCTATGGTGTTCTGTCTTTCGTTTTCTGGACTCTTACTTTGCTCCCTTTGCTTAAGTATGTCTTCATTGTCCTCCGTGCTGATGATAACGGAGAAGGTAAGAGACACACACTCTCTCTCTCTCTCACAGACCAGAGGTTAATGTTATTTTTGGTCTCAGGTGGGACTTTTGCTTTGTACTCATTGATATGCCGCCATGTCAAAGTCAGCCTCCTTCCTAACCGGCAAGCAGCTGACGAGGCACTATCCACTTATAAACTGGAGCATCCACCGGAGAAGATCCATGACTCTTGTGTGAAAAGGTATCTGGAGAAGCACAAGTGGTTACACACTGCTTTGCTGATTCTTGTTCTTCTTGGGACTTGTATGGTTATTGGAGATGGTCTTCTCACTCCAGCTATCTCCGGTATGGTTGGCTGTAGATACCTTAAATGTTTATATGAGTTCTTTCTAATCTTATCTTTTTTTTCTTGTATGTAGTTTTCTCTGCTGTGTCAGGTCTTGAGATGAATATGTCTAAAGAACATCACCAATGTAAGTGGTTTAATGTTTTACCTTTGTTGCTCCTTGAGTTCTTACTATGGCTTCCTTTGCAGATGCAGTGATTCCTATAAGCTGCTTCATACTAGTCTGTCTTTTTGCGCTTCAGCATTTTGGAACACACCGTGTTGGGTTTGTTTTCGCGCCTATTGTCCTTACTTGGCTGCTCTGTATAAGTGGCATTGGCCTTTACAATATAATACAGTGGAATCCTCATGTGTACAAAGCTCTCTCTCCTAAGTACATGTTCATGTTCTTGAGGAAGACGAGAGTAAGTGGATGGATGTCTCTAGGCGGGATCTTGTTGTGTATAACTGGTTAGTTTGGTCTCTTCCTATTTTGCTAATAAGATGAAAATGTTTTGGTAAAATCTAACTCTTGGAGTCTTTGTTTTTTAAGGGGCTGAGGCAATGTTTGCTGATCTTGGTCATTTCAACTACGCTGCAATTCAGGCAAGTTTCTACGCTTTTTTACTTGTTGTTATAACGCCACATGTTTTGAGTAGTTATATGTGTTTGTTTTGTTTTTAGATTGCTTTTAGCTTCCTGGTTTATCCTGCTCTCATATTGGCATACATGGGACAAGCTGCTTACCTTTCCCAACATCACAACTCTGCTCACGCCATTGGGTTCTACGTCTCTGTGCCAAGTCAGTATCTTGCCTTAGTTTTCAAGAACTGAAACTTTGTTCAAGAATCTGATCTTTTTAAAAAAAAATTTAAATCATTTGGTTTTTGATACAGAATGTGTGCACTGGCCTGTGCTTATGATAGCGATTCTTGCTTCTGTTGTGGGAAGCCAAGCGATCATCAGTGGCACTTTCTCGATAATAAACCAAAGCCAGTCTCTTGGATGCTTCCCTAGAGTCAAAGTCATTCACACCTCTGACAAGATCCATGGTCAGATTTACATACCTGAGATTAACTGGATGCTTATGGTTCTCTGCATTGCTGTTACTATTGGGTTTAGAGATGTCAAACACCTCGGCAATGCATCAGGTACCAAAGATTCTTTTCACCATTTCACACTACTTCTTGAATTCTAAAAACCGCAAAATCATGTTTTTCCGCAAAAAAACCGCAAACAGTATATCTATTGGATTAGTACTTACTCCTTTGTGCAGTGCTGTCTCATATTATTTATGGACCCTGTTCAAAAAATATTAAATGTATTTTAGCGATATAATTAAGTAGTTTTAAAAGTTTATAGCCCTACTTATATATATTTGACGTCTTTTTTGAAATTACAAACTCTAAATTTATTAGTATATCTAAAAATTTAAAGTTTTAGACCATGATTTATAATAAAAAAAATTAGTTTTTTTTTGTTTTAGATTCGGGCTATGTTCGATCGCTCCACTTGCTCATGTTGTTTGTGGTTGGTTGCAGGTTTGGCTGTAATGGCGGTTATGCTAGTAACAACATGTCTTATGTCACTAGTCATCGTTCTTTGCTGGCACAAGCCACCGTTCCTAGCCCTCTTGTTCCTCCTCTTCTTCGGGTCAATAGAGCTACTCTACTTCTCAGCCTCACTCACCAAGTTCCGCGAGGGCGCTTGGCTCCCCATCCTCTTATCCCTCTTCTTCATGATCATCATGTTCGTTTGGCATTACACAACAATCAAGAAGTACGAGTTCGATCTCCAGAACAAAGTCTCCCTCGACTGGCTCCTCGCGTTAGGTCCGAGCCTAGGTATCTCCAGAGTTCCAGGCATCGGTTTGGTCTTCACTGACTTGACCTCAGGCATCCCCGCGAACTTCTCCCGGTTCGTCACCAACCTCCCTGCTTTCCACCGTGTCCTCGTCTTCGTCTGCGTGAAGTCCGTCCCTGTCCCTTTCGTTCCAGCCGCTGAGAGATACTTAGTGGGCCGTGTTGGGCCTGTCGACCACAGGTCTTACCGCTGTATTGTGAGGTATGGTTACCGTGACGTGCATCAAGATGTTGACTCGTTCGAGACGGAGCTAGTAACCAAGCTTGGAGACTTCATACGTTACGATTGGCATAAAAGAACACAAGAGGAGGAGGATAGGTCAAGCGAGTCTTCAAGACTGGCGGTGATAGGAACGGTTGCTTACGAGATAGAAGAGAATCTTCAGCCGGAGAGCGTCTCTATAGGTTTCACCACAGTAGAGAGCATGGAAGAGGTCGTAGAAATGGCTGACGTGGCGCCAACGGCAACCATAAGGAGGGTTAGGTTTGCGGTGGAAGAAGAGAGTTACGAGGAGGAGGAGGAGCTGAGGAGTGAGCTGAGTGATTTAGTGGCGGCGCAAGAGGCTGGGACGGCGTTTATATTGGGACACTCGCATGTGAAAGCGAAGCAAGGGTCGTTGGTGATGAAGAGGTTGGCTGTTAACTTCGGTTATAATTTCTTGAGGAGGAACTGTAGAGGACCTGACGTGGCGCTCAAGGTACCGCCGGTTTCGCTTTTGGAAGTAGGCATGGTTTATGTTGTTTGAATTAAGAGAGAAAAAAAAACACAAAATCTAATTTGTATGTTCACTGTTATTGGTGATAGTTTAGCTTCTTGTCTTTCTTTGTTCATAGATCCATCTTTGTGTTAGTGTTTTTGACTTTTTTGACCAAGATGTTAGTAAATCCTCTGTTTAGACAAAAATGATGAGTAATCATCGGTAAAATTAGCTACATCCACAGACAAAAAAAAAAAAAAAGATTATTATTATTATCGAAAGTTTGCATAGTACACGAATATTAAAAAAAAATAAAACGTTAATACTATTATCTCTCACATGCTTGATTCGTCAAGTATCAAGTGGGTACAGCCCAAGACTCTTGTCAGGTTTCGTGGCATGATTCAGGACATGCTTGGTAATGAGTTTTATGCTGGCGCTTACAAGGTTAGCTTTTGATGGTTTGATGCGTTTGAATCTTTAGCTTTTAATAATGGTTTGTTTGTTTTTCTTTATGTGAAGGATGGTTTAACATGGAGTACGAATAAGTACAGTGATGTCTCACAGTTCCCTGACGGTTCTGATATGAAAGTTTGGGAGCGTCGCTTACTCTACTGTGTTCCAGTACGTTTTTTTATCTCTAAAATGTTGATCTTTGTCTTTGTTTTTTGTTGTTTACTTGGTTCTTATATATAACAGCACTGGATTGCAATGTAGGTCCCAGGACAAAACCAGTGGACTGAATGTTCTTCTGAGGAGCTGAGGCAGTGCCGTCCCATAGTTGAGAGTGGCCTAAAGCAAAAAAAATAAAAAAATTGTGTGGCCTTTTACATAAGATAGTAATGGTAAATAGTACCACAAACAATACAAAAAGGCTAAAAAGAATAATAAATAAGGTTTTTCATTTAATAATAAATATGGTTAAGATAGGAAGTATGCTGGAGAAGATAAAAATGGAAAAAATGGAATAAGGATATGATAACTAAAAATCAAACAAATAATCATTTGTCCAAAAGATTATATGAAATGTGGCCTCATTTTTACCATATAAAACTAGAGTTTATCCCGCACATAGTGCGGGTATATTTTCATTTTATAAATATTTAATTTTAATATTATTATATAAATTTAAATATACAATTTATATTTTAGTGTTTAGTATTTTATAACTTTTTAATTTTATTGTTTAAGTTTCTTATTATTTTATTAATATAGGGGTTTGTTTTATACATTTTACCNNNNNNNNNNNNNNNNNNNNNNNNNNNNNNNNNNNNNNNNNNNNNNNNNNNNNNNNNNNNNNNNNNNNNNNNNNNNNNNNNNNNNNNNNNNNNNNNNNNNNNNNNN
Proteins encoded in this window:
- the LOC106336601 gene encoding potassium transporter 2 isoform X1; amino-acid sequence: MDLNFGKCCGSKKKESWRSVLLLAYQSLGVVYGDLSISPLYVFKSTFAEDIRHSETNEEIYGVLSFVFWTLTLLPLLKYVFIVLRADDNGEGGTFALYSLICRHVKVSLLPNRQAADEALSTYKLEHPPEKIHDSCVKRYLEKHKWLHTALLILVLLGTCMVIGDGLLTPAISVFSAVSGLEMNMSKEHHQYAVIPISCFILVCLFALQHFGTHRVGFVFAPIVLTWLLCISGIGLYNIIQWNPHVYKALSPKYMFMFLRKTRVSGWMSLGGILLCITGAEAMFADLGHFNYAAIQIAFSFLVYPALILAYMGQAAYLSQHHNSAHAIGFYVSVPKCVHWPVLMIAILASVVGSQAIISGTFSIINQSQSLGCFPRVKVIHTSDKIHGQIYIPEINWMLMVLCIAVTIGFRDVKHLGNASGLAVMAVMLVTTCLMSLVIVLCWHKPPFLALLFLLFFGSIELLYFSASLTKFREGAWLPILLSLFFMIIMFVWHYTTIKKYEFDLQNKVSLDWLLALGPSLGISRVPGIGLVFTDLTSGIPANFSRFVTNLPAFHRVLVFVCVKSVPVPFVPAAERYLVGRVGPVDHRSYRCIVRYGYRDVHQDVDSFETELVTKLGDFIRYDWHKRTQEEEDRSSESSRLAVIGTVAYEIEENLQPESVSIGFTTVESMEEVVEMADVAPTATIRRVRFAVEEESYEEEEELRSELSDLVAAQEAGTAFILGHSHVKAKQGSLVMKRLAVNFGYNFLRRNCRGPDVALKVPPVSLLEVGMVYVV
- the LOC106336601 gene encoding potassium transporter 2 isoform X2; this encodes MDLNFGKCCGSKKKESWRSVLLLAYQSLGVVYGDLSISPLYVFKSTFAEDIRHSETNEEIYGVLSFVFWTLTLLPLLKYVFIVLRADDNGEGGTFALYSLICRHVKVSLLPNRQAADEALSTYKLEHPPEKIHDSCVKRYLEKHKWLHTALLILVLLGTCMVIGDGLLTPAISVFSAVSGLEMNMSKEHHQLIPISCFILVCLFALQHFGTHRVGFVFAPIVLTWLLCISGIGLYNIIQWNPHVYKALSPKYMFMFLRKTRVSGWMSLGGILLCITGAEAMFADLGHFNYAAIQIAFSFLVYPALILAYMGQAAYLSQHHNSAHAIGFYVSVPKCVHWPVLMIAILASVVGSQAIISGTFSIINQSQSLGCFPRVKVIHTSDKIHGQIYIPEINWMLMVLCIAVTIGFRDVKHLGNASGLAVMAVMLVTTCLMSLVIVLCWHKPPFLALLFLLFFGSIELLYFSASLTKFREGAWLPILLSLFFMIIMFVWHYTTIKKYEFDLQNKVSLDWLLALGPSLGISRVPGIGLVFTDLTSGIPANFSRFVTNLPAFHRVLVFVCVKSVPVPFVPAAERYLVGRVGPVDHRSYRCIVRYGYRDVHQDVDSFETELVTKLGDFIRYDWHKRTQEEEDRSSESSRLAVIGTVAYEIEENLQPESVSIGFTTVESMEEVVEMADVAPTATIRRVRFAVEEESYEEEEELRSELSDLVAAQEAGTAFILGHSHVKAKQGSLVMKRLAVNFGYNFLRRNCRGPDVALKVPPVSLLEVGMVYVV